In Phyllopteryx taeniolatus isolate TA_2022b chromosome 1, UOR_Ptae_1.2, whole genome shotgun sequence, the following proteins share a genomic window:
- the LOC133481388 gene encoding E3 SUMO-protein ligase ZBED1-like isoform X2: protein MNNEHDKILTALPESDDLVPKRKATSVIWNYFGYKKGDIEQTRVLCGQCLAPVGTTGENAVKHDGRIERAVGVCKKLVGHFSRSWKARRALEKAQKDLNLPTHSLLSECQTRWGSRQMMISRILEQQQAITQVLSMDKKMHHLTPTWQDIDVLESVSRSLGPLLELTDALSGEDYFSVSYVKPVLHLLNNSILVVQEDDADLTKKVKSEMLNYINKLYNCKATQELLDIACCLDPRFKMDFISADNKSQVSARVISEMTVTLETQETALCSSEVEPKAAATPQKKKAKRSLGCFFKEKGSRAAEKCDSFVNLKDTVEAEFDNYLLAPSIDTEEDPLTWWKIHQVNFPHLAKLARKYLCIPATSSPSEKLFSTSGHIVTCQRSSLKPAMVDRLVFLAKNLNT from the exons ATGAACAACGAACACGACAAAATCTTAACTGCTTTGCCAGAAAGTGACGACTTGGtgccaaaaagaaaagcaaCTTCAGTTATCTGGAATTATTTCGGCTACAAGAAGGGTGATATTGAGCAAACACGTGTTCTGTGTGGACAGTGCCTTGCCCCTGTGGGCACGACGGGAG AAAATGCAGTCAAACATGATGGACGTATTGAGCGTGCTGTGGGTGTCTGCAAGAAGCTGGTGGGTCACTTCTCCCGCAGCTGGAAGGCCAGAAGAGCTCTTGAAAAAGCCCAGAAAGACCTCAATCTACCAACTCATTCCCTCCTATCCGAATGCCAGACAAGATGGGGCTCTAGACAGATGATGATCAGTAGGATACTGGAGCAGCAGCAGGCCATAACTCAGGTTCTGTCTATGGACAAGAAGATGCACCATTTAACTCCAACTTGGCAAGACATAGATGTTCTGGAATCTGTCAGCAGATCACTAGGCCCACTGCTGGAATTAACTGATGCTCTTTCAGGTGAAGACTATTTCAGTGTTTCCTATGTTAAGCCAGTCCTGCACCTCTTAAACAACTCAATCCTGGTTGTACAAGAGGACGACGCAGACCTAACAAAGAAGGTGAAGAGTGAGATGTTGAACTACATCAACAAGCTATATAATTGTAAAGCTACTCAGGAGCTACTTGATATAGCATGTTGTTTGGACCCCAGATTCAAGATGGATTTCATCAGTGCAGACAACAAGAGCCAAGTCAGTGCCAGAGTGATATCGGAGATGACGGTGACATTGGAGACCCAGGAGACAGCACTCTGCAGCTCAGAGGTCGAACCCAAAGCGGCTGCCACGCCCCAGAAAAAGAAAGCTAAGAGGTCCTTGGGCTGTTTCTTCAAAGAAAAGGGGAGCAGAGCTGCAGAAAAGTGTGATTCCTTCGTAAACCTGAAGGATACGGTGGAAGCAGAGTTTGACAACTACCTGCTAGCACCTTCAATAGACACAGAGGAAGATCCACTTACTTGGTGGAAAATTCACCAAGTCAACTTTCCACATCTTGCCAAGCTTGCCCGCAAGTATCTCTGCATTCCTGCAACAAGCTCCCCTTCAGAAAAGCTTTTCAGCACAAGTGGCCACATTGTCACTTGTCAGCGTTCCTCTTTAAAACCTGCAATGGTAGATAGACTGGTATTCTTGGCCAAAAACCTCAACACTTGA
- the LOC133481388 gene encoding E3 SUMO-protein ligase ZBED1-like isoform X1: MVPVYTISKVGFKKMIRSLDKRYVIPPRNFFSQVAIPELYEKCKAEVQTELSDVQYYAVTTDSSSRTAEPYISLTVHFIHQEFEIKSRCLQTSYFPEDYPSENIAFEMREALAAWGLHDNRLVCIITDNAANTAKAAAQNEWTRLQCFAHRLHLAVENAVKHDGRIERAVGVCKKLVGHFSRSWKARRALEKAQKDLNLPTHSLLSECQTRWGSRQMMISRILEQQQAITQVLSMDKKMHHLTPTWQDIDVLESVSRSLGPLLELTDALSGEDYFSVSYVKPVLHLLNNSILVVQEDDADLTKKVKSEMLNYINKLYNCKATQELLDIACCLDPRFKMDFISADNKSQVSARVISEMTVTLETQETALCSSEVEPKAAATPQKKKAKRSLGCFFKEKGSRAAEKCDSFVNLKDTVEAEFDNYLLAPSIDTEEDPLTWWKIHQVNFPHLAKLARKYLCIPATSSPSEKLFSTSGHIVTCQRSSLKPAMVDRLVFLAKNLNT, translated from the exons ATGGTACCCGTATATACGATTTCCAAagttgggtttaaaaaaatgatccgCTCGCTAGACAAACGGTATGTTATACCGCCAcggaactttttttctcaagttgCCATCCCGGAGCTGTACGAGAAGTGCAAGGCAGAAGTTCAAACAGAACTGTCAGATGTGCAGTATTATGCAGTGACAACGGACTCGTCTAGCCGGACTGCGGAGCCTTACATCAGTCTGACTGTCCACTTCATTCATCAGGAGTTCGAAATTAAAAGTCGCTGTTTGCAAACGTCATATTTCCCCGAGGATTACCCAAGTGAGAATATTGCATTTGAGATGAGAGAAGCGCTGGCTGCTTGGGGCCTGCATGACAATCGTCTTGTGTGCATAATAACGGACAACGCTGCAAACACGGCGAAAGCCGCTGCACAGAACGAGTGGACCCGACTGCAGTGTTTTGCCCACAGACTGCATCTTGCAGTTG AAAATGCAGTCAAACATGATGGACGTATTGAGCGTGCTGTGGGTGTCTGCAAGAAGCTGGTGGGTCACTTCTCCCGCAGCTGGAAGGCCAGAAGAGCTCTTGAAAAAGCCCAGAAAGACCTCAATCTACCAACTCATTCCCTCCTATCCGAATGCCAGACAAGATGGGGCTCTAGACAGATGATGATCAGTAGGATACTGGAGCAGCAGCAGGCCATAACTCAGGTTCTGTCTATGGACAAGAAGATGCACCATTTAACTCCAACTTGGCAAGACATAGATGTTCTGGAATCTGTCAGCAGATCACTAGGCCCACTGCTGGAATTAACTGATGCTCTTTCAGGTGAAGACTATTTCAGTGTTTCCTATGTTAAGCCAGTCCTGCACCTCTTAAACAACTCAATCCTGGTTGTACAAGAGGACGACGCAGACCTAACAAAGAAGGTGAAGAGTGAGATGTTGAACTACATCAACAAGCTATATAATTGTAAAGCTACTCAGGAGCTACTTGATATAGCATGTTGTTTGGACCCCAGATTCAAGATGGATTTCATCAGTGCAGACAACAAGAGCCAAGTCAGTGCCAGAGTGATATCGGAGATGACGGTGACATTGGAGACCCAGGAGACAGCACTCTGCAGCTCAGAGGTCGAACCCAAAGCGGCTGCCACGCCCCAGAAAAAGAAAGCTAAGAGGTCCTTGGGCTGTTTCTTCAAAGAAAAGGGGAGCAGAGCTGCAGAAAAGTGTGATTCCTTCGTAAACCTGAAGGATACGGTGGAAGCAGAGTTTGACAACTACCTGCTAGCACCTTCAATAGACACAGAGGAAGATCCACTTACTTGGTGGAAAATTCACCAAGTCAACTTTCCACATCTTGCCAAGCTTGCCCGCAAGTATCTCTGCATTCCTGCAACAAGCTCCCCTTCAGAAAAGCTTTTCAGCACAAGTGGCCACATTGTCACTTGTCAGCGTTCCTCTTTAAAACCTGCAATGGTAGATAGACTGGTATTCTTGGCCAAAAACCTCAACACTTGA